The Candidatus Rubidus massiliensis DNA segment ATGAAATAGTTCGAACCAGGTCAGGACAGGAATGTAGCAGCCTTAAGGATGTGTTTTATGCCTTGAGACAATCTCCGGCTCTTTTTATTCCCATACCTGTTTTTTCCCTTTCCTTTCAATAGTAACTTCTTCTTCAGAAAAAACAAGGGGTCTTTTTTTAGCTAAAAAAATGGCGTGGGTAATGCCATTATCATCCCAAATAGCCTTACAAATTTTTTCAAGAAATCTCAATACTGTTTTATTCTGCTCAAAATATTTTTTTAAAGGGGAGATTAAAACGGCTAAGCCACCCCAGATAAAACTGACCAATTTAGTGGATTGAAAGGATAACCAACTTTTACTAAATCCCTTTCGCTTTTTTAACTCTTCTAAGCGAAGCTCTCGATTTTTACTAATGTTCCAGTAAAAAGAGGGGATTGATAAAAGATGATGGATTCGTATAAACAAGCGATGATAACTAAAAACCCAATGGGAAATCATAAGTTCTGTTTCGGCAAGTTGAGCAAAGTTTTGAAGTGGGTCTTCGGTATTGATATCAAAAGAAGTAGAACAGATAATTTCTCCTTCTAATTTGACAAGTCGGGTTAATTCAGAGATAAATAAACGATGTTCTTTTTGAGGAATATACCCAATTAAATCTAAAGCTAAAACTAGATCATAATTATCGTCTGGTAATTTAGTTAAAGGTACATATTCCTGCCACGTTTTGACTTTACCTTCAAATTGTTTTAAAGGGATGGAGGCAATATCTACTACTTCAACATTAGCATTCTTGCTTAAAAGCCGTTTTGCAATCGTTCCATAACCCGTTCCTAAATCCACACATTTTTTTTCTTTTACAGCAATATACTTATCTATCAATTCCCAAGTTCTATCAATTCTTGATTTTTCTAAACTATTTCTTTCTGGATTAAACTGTTCAGGGTCAGTTAGCCACAATCGTTCAAATTTGGCACGAGCAATCTCTTTTCTATCAAAGGAATGTTCACTGCGATAACTTCCATTTTTCCCTGACGCTTGTTGAACAATTTTTAACCGATCGTTATTCATAATAGTGAAACCCAATAAAACTTTTGTAAGTTGAGTTATGTAACTTAAAATGAATATTTATTCCAATAATTCTTTGACGGATTTATTTGGTAAAGATGTTGTTAAAGGGTTTGTAACAAAAATTTTAAACCAAATTTCAAGAACTAGAATGGCCCATAATTGATGAAAAGAATAACGAATATTGTGCAGTTGCTTTTTTAACCATGAAGATGAGATTAATCCAGATTCTACCAAATGACCTTTCAATAATTTTTCGCAAACTTTTTTATAGTTTTTATCGTTTCTCCATTTGCCAATGAATTGTTGATCTGTGTAGGTTTTAAATTCATCAGGTATTGATTTGGAAAAATGCTTATAAATGTTTTCAGCATGCTTTTCATCGCAAATATTAGAAGAAATTAATAATTCTATTATAGACCTATCTAAAAAAGGCGTTAAGGTGTCTACATTATAAAAACGAGCCAATTTTTCCAAAAAAAGCAAATGGAGATCGGGGATTTTTGTTTTTAAGTTAAGATAAACAGAGCGGGAAAAGACACTTTTTATTCTATCTAAATGATGAAATTTATAAATAAAAATTTCTTTATTAAACTCTTTAGAAAGTATTAAAGAGGCTTTATTTAATGGAAATTCATCGATAAAGTAACTTTCGTTAATTTTTAATTCTATGGCAGATAATAATTGTTTTCTTAATAGATAAAGAGATGCATTACGTGGCAATAAATGGCTAAATTTTAATATTCTTTTAGTAAATAGAATAGTTATTTGTTCCTTTCTTTTTTGTAGAAAGGTTTTTATTGAACTAGTTTTAAAATTTGGACCATTCAATTGCAAAAGCTCTTTAAAACCAGCTCCTGAAAGGAAATATTTTATCGAAGAATTGTCAAAATTTGATCGAAAATTAATCCATTGAATAACGATATTTGGAAAAGCCAAAGGTTCTTCTAATTGCCATATTAAATTTGGAAGTTTTTCAAGTACATTTGATAAAGTTAATTCAGAAAAAAAGGGTGTTGATATATTAGGCAAATAAGGGAGTAGTACAAGAGACTCAAAGTTACAAGCAAGGCAAATTTCATCTTTTGAAAACGTTTTATATTCATTTAAATGATTTTCAATTATTTCTAAAACTTTTCCTCCAGTTAAATGATTGTAATTAACTTTAAAGGCCGCGCTAAGAGACCAGTAAGACATAATTTTAACACCAGCTTTTGAGGAATAAGTTAAAAGATGAGATGGTAAAATTTTGTTAATTTGTTCAAAAGGTGTGATATCCTGAGGGAAAAAACCGAGGTTTAAGTAACTCGATAACCCTTCATAAGAAACTTGAATGGGGATAATCCCTGTATTGATAAAAGGCTTTAATTCTGTCGCAAATACAAAATAGCCTTGATGCATTGACCAATAAAGAGATCTATGACCGAGTTTGTCTTTCGCTAAAATGAGCTCTTTTTTATTGGGGTCATAGATAACAATACTAAAAGAGCCTTCTAATTTTGAAATAAAGGTTGATTTCCAATATTTGTAAGCTTTGGCAACAACTTCACCGTAGCTTTTTTCTGTAAAGGAATAACCATAATTTTCTAATTCATATATCAATTCTGCTGTATTTGTTATTTCTCCATCGATACCAATAATTGTTTCGCTTTCACAGTGATAGAAACGGTTATTACCTATCATAAATTGTATGTTTTCTGTTATATAAAATTCTTCTCGAGAAAAAGAGTAATGTTTATAACATTCTGCCATTTTATAAATTGCTGACGTAACATGCAAATGGGATGGATAAATTATTCCGGCGAATGTAGAATAATTGCTTTTTTTATTTTGTTGTTTTTTTGTCATGATAATTATCGTTTCACTATTATGGAGGTTTTTTTCAGATGCAATGGATTACTCTTTTTACCATATTGATTAGCTTATTGACTAGTTGTGGACCAAGGTATGTAGATTTTTTTCCTTATCATGATGATGGAAGGCTTAAGCCGCAAGTGGCAATATTGCCTATCTCAAATCATGACACATCTTTGGGATCTGATATATCAATGGATGTGATGAGAGGATTAAGGCAAGAATTAATGAGTCAAGGCAATGTATTTGTATTTGATGAAAAAGATTATCCTTGCGCTAAAGAAAGTTACTTTGGCTCAGATTTAGATTTTGCTAATGTTGAAAGTTGCGCTCAATACGTAGTTGCAATAGAGATTTTTCCTCATGAAACCAAATTTTATCCGACAGAAATTGGATGCGTTCGATTTGAAAGCTTTCCTTGCCATACAAGAGTTACGTTATCAGGTCGTGCACGAGTGATCGATTTAACTTGTGAAAGACCTCGTATAATCTTACAAGAAAAGTTTTCACAAGAATTCGCAGTACCTATTGATATTGAAACAGTAACGTTGGAATCATGTTATAATAATGATCCATTTTTGCAGTCCACATTTAGATTGTCGTATCAAAGACTTGCAAAACAAATAGCTAAAAAAGTAGAGCAAGTAGTAACCTACGAATAAATCTATGGATACAGTTTTTGAACCAATTTCTAAATTTTCAGCAATAGCACTTACAAGTTTTTTAAGTGCTATTGCTATTGTTATCTCTTCAAATTTCAATTTTTGGTCTTTGCCAAATGATAAAATAGAAAGATTAGTATCAGGAAAACGGGTTATTTTAGCTTTTATAATCTATTTTTTTACACAAGTTCTCTTAGTCCCAGGACTTTATTTACTTTGGTTGAAGTGGCAAGGTCGACCATTTGAGAAAGACATTGATACTCTAACGCAAGCTTGGATCAACATCTATGCTCTCATTACAAGCACAGCTTTTTTAATTTTTTATTTTTTTACTTCAAAGTCTACCTTTATTCATAGAGTAATCGGTAAAGATCTCTTCAAAAATTTTCTGTTTGGAGTAATGAGCTGGTTTATCATTTTTCCAATAGTTGCAACCGTTGGACAAATCATTAATCTCATTATTTCTTACTATTTTCCAGAAATTTATCCAGATCAAGTGGCTGTTAAATATTTAAAGAAAATTTTACCTTATCCAACAGTTTCCTTTTGGTTAATTGCATGTATAACAATTGCAGCCCCTATTGCGGAAGAGCTACTATTTAGAGGATTTTTTTTAAACTGGTTACTGCAAAAAATGAAGCGTTGGAAAGCAATTGTTCTTTCAGGTGTTACCTTTTCTTTGTTTCATTTTTCAATTTCACAAGGAATTTCAAATATAGAACTTTTTATATCCTTATCGATTTTAGGTTGTTTCTTAGGCTTTTTATATGAAAAAAAACAATCCCTTCTAGCGCCTATTGGCCTACATTCAGCTTTTAATAGCATAAGTGTATTAATGATAACGATGTCTGAGGTAAATTATCAACTTTCACAGTAAACATATAAAAAAATCAATTTTTTTCTATTCAAATTATAATTGTGTATCGATTATAGTAGGGTCATTTAATTTTAATTTGGAAATCCTCCAAAAGACAATTTTATGGTCATTCGTATAAAAATGCCATATTCTATTATTTCATACGGTCTATCTGACATAGGTTTGGTACGCCAAAAAAATGAAGATTATTGGGCTGAAATTCAACCATTACATTTTTACATTTTAGCGGATGGAATGGGTGGTCATTTAGGTGGAGAGGTCGCTGCTAAAGAGGCTGTAAAAACAGTCGTTGGTTTTATCCAAAAAGTTTTTGCAAAAAAAGATTTTTCAGTCGAAGAAGCTCAAGGTATAATCCACTATGCCTTTGAATATGCCAATAAAGTTGTTTATGAGAAGGGGTGTGAAAATTATTCTTTAAAGGGAATGGGAACGACACTATGCTGCGCCTTTTTTTATAAAAAATCTGTTATAATAGCAAGTGTTGGAGATAGTCGAATATATAGATTAAGGGATAATCAATTCGAGCAACTTACAAAAGATCACTCATTGCTAAGGGAAATGTTAGACAAAGGTCAATTAGACGAGGATCAAGCCACAGAATTTTTATATAAAAATATCATCACAAAAGCTATTGGGACTGAAGTTGCCATTGAACCTTTTTTGTATAGTGAAGAGTGTCAAGTAGGGGATATTTTGCTTCTTTGTTCGGATGGATTAACAGATATGTTATCAAATGAAGAAATACAAAAGATTTTACAGCAGCTAAAACCTGAACTTGCGGCTAAAAAATTAATAGCTTTGGCAAAAAAAAGAGGAGGGTATGATAATATAACTGTTATTGTCCTACAAGTACAAGAATCTTTATGAAAAAAATTTATTTTGATAATAATGCGACAACAAAAATTGATCCACTTGTTGCAGAAGTAATCTTAGCAGAACTTCAAGAAACCCCATCTAATCCCTCAAGTATTCATCAGTTAGGCCAAAAGGCCAAAGCTAAATTGTTTAAGGCACGCCAAACCGTTGCCAACTATTTACAGGTTAGGCCAGTAGAAATATTCTTCAATTCAGGGGCGACGGAAGGATTAAATACTATTTTAAGGAGTGTGGCTCAAAAAAAAGAAGCTCATATAATCACCACAGATTTAGAGCATGCCTGTTTATATAAAACTTTTAAGTTTTTAGAAGGTCGTGGTAGCGATATAACCTATCTAAAACCAAAGGAAAAAGGAAGAGTTGACGTTAAAGATTTAGAATCCGCTATAAAAAATACCACCGCTCTTATAGCAATCAGCTGGGTTAATAGTGAAACGGGCATAAAAACTAATATTGAAGAAATTGCTAATTGGTGTGAACAAAACTCAATTCCTTTATTAATAGATGGTGTTGCATTCCTTGGAAAAGAAAAAAAAAATCTGCCAAAAGGGGTGACGTACGCTTGTTTTAGTGGCCATAAAATACATGGTCCTCAAGGGGTTGGATTTTCAGTGATTAGGCAAGGAGTAAAAATTGAACCTTTATTAATTGGTGGTGAACAAGAAGGGGGATTAAGAGCTGGTACTGAGAATGTTGCCGGGATCATGGGTCTTGCTAAAGCCATAGAACTAATTCCATCTGATGTTGAACAAAAAATTTCAAAACTAAGAGATTTTTTTGAATTAGAGCTTACCAAAATATCATCCATAATGATTAATGGAGCAAATCAGCCAAGGGTTTGTAATGTTTCAAATGTAGCTTTTTTAAATGAAGATGGGGAATCTTTATTAGCAAGACTTGATCGTGCAGGTGTAATCGTAAGCTTAGGCTCAGCTTGTGCCTCTGGTGCTTTAGAGCCATCTCGTGTTTTGTTAAATATGGGTTATTCAAAAGATAGGGTAATGTCTTCTATTCGATTTTCCTTTTCTCGGATGAACACTTTAGAGGAGATCCAAGAAGCTTTACATTTATTATTTCAAATCCTAAATCGTTAGTTATTTTAATTTTAAAACACTAATCTCAAATTTTTGCTTTTCTCTAACATTAAAATGGTTAAATTCAATAAACTAAAAAATTTTAATCCATTTTTAAGGTTTAAGCTATGCAAGCGTTAAAAGAAAGCGACTTTAAGATAGTACAAACAGATTGCTATCACACTCAAACACCTTTAGTGAACAATGAAATCGTAAATCAAATAGCTTTGGAAAAACTTATTGAAGAGGGGAAAGCTGAAGAAATTACAACTCTAATCTCTCTTAAAAAAGTTACGATCGAAGATTCAAACCAATTGTATTATTTAGCCTACAAAAAAAGGCAACTAAAAGTCTTAGAAATATTAAAAAGTAATCACATTAAATGCGAAGGAAAAGAAATTCTTTTAAAAGCATTTAATAATGATGATCATGAAACTTACTTTGCATTGTTACCAGAACTTGGGCAAAAACAGATTGCTCTTTTTTATGAAGCCTCTAAGGCAAATAAAGTTAAAATAGCTTCTATTTGGTATTCTAAAATCTTTGTAAATGATGAAGAACTAGCTAAAGAATTTATCACTTGTTTAAAAGATAAATTTAACCCAAATAATGCAATATTGCTTTTTCGTTATGCCTTAAAAGAAAGCCAACTGACTATTGAAAAAATTCTAAAATTGTCGAATGCCCCTTTTATTCTATTCGAAAAAGAATACCAACGATTAATTAAAGAATATTGCCAAGCGCTCAATAGCAAAAATCAAACAAAAATTGACAAATTAGCTTCGTTTTTAATGGAAATTTACTGTAATAGTCTAAAACATCCTGAAGTTAAAACAAGAAGTATAGCCTTAATAGTTATGGTTGTTTTAGACAAAAGTAAGCTTGTAAAATTGTTATTAGAAGATTATCGCATAGATCCCTCAATTTGGAATAATTTTGCCATAAGAATGGCGGCAAAACTTGGGTTTAGTTCTATAGTTGAGATATTATTAACCGATCTAAGAGTTGATCCAACAGTCAAAGAGAATTTTGCTTTAAACCAAGCTGTAAAAAAAGGACATTTTGAGATTGTTAAAATGTTAGTTGATAATGAAGGATTAGCCTCAGTTAATAGGCAAGAATATATTCGCAAAATTATGTATGATGAGAAAAATCCTAATAAACATATGTTAGCTGTAAGAGAGGCAAAAAAACATAACTTTTTTAACTTGAAACCTTTATTTGAAAGAAATTGTACCGTAAATCCTTCTTTAGGAAAAAATTCAGCTCTAAGGCTAGCTAGTAAATACAAAAGAGATGAAATAGTTAGTTTTTTAATTGATTGGCATATAAAAAATAATCCAGAGATGCCTTTTGATACGATTAAATAAAGTATAAATGGCTATTTGCGAAAAAATGGTACAAAAACATGGTAGAATTGCAATAATAAATATTAACCAAAAAAGGTAGTTATATTTATTGTTTTGACATCTAATAAAAAAGTTTCTTTCACCGTTAATTCAAAAGGTTCTATAAAAATGGAATCACCAACCGAGGGGTGATGTCCAAGTATTTCAGCTACTAATTGAGACAAAGTTAGATCTTCATTATTCGATAATACAACTTCATATTCTCTATTAAACTCTTTGACAAGCATATCTCCCGGAAAGGTTTTATTTATTAAGACTTTTTTGGGAAAACGGGTAATGGTATCAGTTGCTTTTTTTACTGTTTTTCCAAAGATCTCTTCCATAATATCATATAAATCAATGATGCCGATAGCATTCCCTTTTGTATCTAAAATGATAGCAATGGACTGCTGGTTACTTTTAAACTGCTTTAAGATTTGCATCAATTTTGTATGTTGAGTTACAAACCAAGGAGCTCTTGCAAAATCGCGCACTCTTTTGTTGTCAGCTGCTTTAATAAGATCTCTTGGAAAGGCAATCCCTATGATTTCCTTTGGATTTTTATGATAGATTAATAGGTAATCGGCTTTTGAACGTTGTAAAATAGATCGCATTTCCTTAACAGAAGTATTAGAAGGAATCTTTTTTACAAGATGTAAGGGATGCATAATCTGATTTGCATCTTTGGCATTTAAACTAAAAATATTAGTAGATACAGCGTTAAACTCATCTGATTCATTTTGTTTAACAACATCTTCTTCTTGTTCCTCTAAAATTTTTAATATTTCTTCCCGACTTAAATATATATTAGGCTCACCGGATGATCCTTTAATGAATTTATTTAATGTTTCTGTCATTAAACTGATTAGCCATAAAAATGGACTTAATATTTTGGCAGAAAAATAAATGATTGGAGCTCCTAACATGGCGACATTTTCAGCATAATGTCTTGCAGCAAACATAGGAGCTAACTCCCCAAACACAACAACTAAAAAAACTTGGGTGAAAGGAGCAAAATCTGGATCAATACCTAAACTCATGTGAAATTCTCTAGCACATTCAGAACCAATCACTAAAGCTATGTTTACCCCGATAAGTGTTGTTCCAAATAATTTTGCAGAATTGTGGAGTAAAGAATTTAACCAAATAGCTCTTTTATTGTTTTGACTTACATAATACTGTAAGCGAACTTTATTAAAAGAAACGCAAGCCATTTCTATCATAGAATAAAAAGCTAGTACGATAATAGAAATGAAATTTAAGGTTAACCACCATAGAGAATTTGAAAGCATAAATAAAATTTCACAATTTTCTTTTTTTGTTATTTAATTTTCGAATATATACTCTTCTAATTCGATTAGGTTCTGCAGCTAAAATTTGGAAAATAAATCCATTTGCTTCAAAATTTGTTCCACTTTTAGGAATTTCACCTAAATATTCGATAATCCATCCCCCAATAGTCACTAAATTATTAGGGCTTTTGAGATCTGTTTCAAAATGCTCATTTAAAGCGGTAAGTTCCATTTTGCCACTAGCTATTATTTCGTTTTTACCAGCTACGCTATATATTGGTGTTTGATCCCTATAATCAGTAATTTTTCCAACCACAACTTCTGCTAAATCTTCATAGGCTATCAGGCCACTTATTGATCGATATTCATCAACGACTATGGCAATTTCGGCTTCTACATTTTCAAAGCGTTTAATCAATGGTCTTGCCATTGCATTTTCAGGTATAAAATAAGGCTTTTCTAAAAGAGATAAAAGATCCCTTTTTTGATTTTGAATTTCATGTATGTGTAAAAAATATTCTTTTGCAGAAATTATCCCTAATAAATTTTCTAAATCACCTTTACAAACTGGTATGCGTGTACACTCTTGATCTACAAACAAATAGTTCAATTTAGAAATTGGTTCTTCTACATTATAGTATAAAATATCTTCTCTTGGTCTCATAATTTCTTTTACAGTAGCATTTTGCAAATTTAAAAAGCCTAAGACAAGCTCTGTTTCATCTTTTGGCAATACTCCTGTCTCTTCTGATTTTTTTAAGACATGCTGCAGTTCTTCTTTTGATATATTTTTTTCTTTTTGGAGATAAAAAAAGAGGATTCGTGAAATTGGAGCCGTTATTTTTATGAGCAAATTTTGAATGGGTGATAATATTTTCTGAAAAAAATTTATAGTTGGAGCTGTTGCGTAGGCAAATTCTTCATTTAATTCCATACCTAAATACTTAGGTATTATTTCTCCTAACATTAGCAAGACTATGAAGGGGATACCGACTTTTAATAACCAAGAAGCTTCTATACCAAACAGACTAGAGGTGACGTTTTGTACAAAAATATTTACTAAAGTGTTGAGAAGAAATACAGTTACTAATAGATCTCTTGGTCGTGAAAGTAACTGCGCTATTAATCTTTTTCTTGGGTCACTACTTTTCTGGTAAAGTCTAACTTTTATATTAGATAATGAAAATAATGCAGTTTCAGAGGAAGAAAAAAAACCAGAACTAAAAACTAAAAAAAGCAAAAATGTTAGCGTAATTATAAGCATAAAATAGTGTCATTCGTTATCAAAAAAATATACTTTTTTGTGCCCTTCTGGCACGAGCCCTAGCCCATTCATTAAAACTAACTCTATCCAATAGGGATCACTTTGGCTATTTACTTGTCTTTTTAAATGATCCTGAATGTTTAATTCCTTTACACGTTGTTTTTTTAATTGTTGAAATTGAGAGAAAAATTGTTGATGTTCTATATCCTTTTTTGCCATTTCTTGCTCGAAAAATGAAATGGCAACTAAGCAAAATAATATAGTGCCCCAAAAATTTTTTAAAACATGCTCAACTGTTTTTACAGTCTTACTTATATAATACAAGGTTTTTGTATACATAAACTTTTTGCTATATCTTATTTTTTTTTGTTCAAAACGTATTGAAAAAGTTTTTTTAGTTAGTTTAGAGTTTTACATAAAAAATTTTACATTTAAATAACTATTTTTAAGTCAATTTGTATCACGAAGTAGATATGTCTTTCAAAAATAGTCGTGCCTAAGAGGTAGTGGACAAATCCTATTTTTTGATTAAATAAATTTGCATTTGTAAAAAAATCTTGAATAATGAAACATTTTTTGATAAAAAAGGTTTATTTGAATGCTTTAGAACGATAAAAACCTAAAAAATCAAAATTTGAAAAGCACTAGTTAATAAGTTTAAGGACTTATGACTCTTTTTGCAACGAAGATAACATAAAACCTTTCAGGCACAAAATGTTAGACTTAAAAACTAGTGTCTTTTCTTTTTATTAGTTATTCCTATAAAAAAACTTCTAGTCTTCATTTTAGCTAACTACTAGGTTTTATATATCTTGTGTAAAAAAAACGTATCACCCACCAAGGTCTTTTTAGAAAAAATTTTGCTAAAGCAAAATAAGTGACTTGATAAATTGGTTTGTTAATCAATTCTTTTTGTTCGAGACCTTCTTTCAACCAATCAATGTGGATAAAAAAAGCATTTTTCGGAATATTGTGCAGAGAAAAATACCCTATGTTTCGGGTCTCAGAACCTGTGCTTAAAGATCCACTTTGTGGTCTACATAAATATACATAGGTTTTTGTAGCTAGGTTATTGAGTGGATAGTAGTGCGCGACTAATTTTTCAATTGTAACAACAAGGCCTGTTTCTTCATAAACTTCTCTAATAGTAGCTTCTTCTGGAGTTTCTTGAGAGTCTACTCCTCCTCCTGGTAAAACCCAAACAGGAACATCTTGTCTTTGAACCCACACAT contains these protein-coding regions:
- a CDS encoding CAAX amino terminal protease self-immunity, producing MDTVFEPISKFSAIALTSFLSAIAIVISSNFNFWSLPNDKIERLVSGKRVILAFIIYFFTQVLLVPGLYLLWLKWQGRPFEKDIDTLTQAWINIYALITSTAFLIFYFFTSKSTFIHRVIGKDLFKNFLFGVMSWFIIFPIVATVGQIINLIISYYFPEIYPDQVAVKYLKKILPYPTVSFWLIACITIAAPIAEELLFRGFFLNWLLQKMKRWKAIVLSGVTFSLFHFSISQGISNIELFISLSILGCFLGFLYEKKQSLLAPIGLHSAFNSISVLMITMSEVNYQLSQ
- a CDS encoding Ankyrin repeats (3 copies); this translates as MQALKESDFKIVQTDCYHTQTPLVNNEIVNQIALEKLIEEGKAEEITTLISLKKVTIEDSNQLYYLAYKKRQLKVLEILKSNHIKCEGKEILLKAFNNDDHETYFALLPELGQKQIALFYEASKANKVKIASIWYSKIFVNDEELAKEFITCLKDKFNPNNAILLFRYALKESQLTIEKILKLSNAPFILFEKEYQRLIKEYCQALNSKNQTKIDKLASFLMEIYCNSLKHPEVKTRSIALIVMVVLDKSKLVKLLLEDYRIDPSIWNNFAIRMAAKLGFSSIVEILLTDLRVDPTVKENFALNQAVKKGHFEIVKMLVDNEGLASVNRQEYIRKIMYDEKNPNKHMLAVREAKKHNFFNLKPLFERNCTVNPSLGKNSALRLASKYKRDEIVSFLIDWHIKNNPEMPFDTIK
- the nifS_2 gene encoding Cysteine desulfurase, with product MKKIYFDNNATTKIDPLVAEVILAELQETPSNPSSIHQLGQKAKAKLFKARQTVANYLQVRPVEIFFNSGATEGLNTILRSVAQKKEAHIITTDLEHACLYKTFKFLEGRGSDITYLKPKEKGRVDVKDLESAIKNTTALIAISWVNSETGIKTNIEEIANWCEQNSIPLLIDGVAFLGKEKKNLPKGVTYACFSGHKIHGPQGVGFSVIRQGVKIEPLLIGGEQEGGLRAGTENVAGIMGLAKAIELIPSDVEQKISKLRDFFELELTKISSIMINGANQPRVCNVSNVAFLNEDGESLLARLDRAGVIVSLGSACASGALEPSRVLLNMGYSKDRVMSSIRFSFSRMNTLEEIQEALHLLFQILNR
- the asnO gene encoding Asparagine synthetase [glutamine-hydrolyzing] 3 — its product is MTKKQQNKKSNYSTFAGIIYPSHLHVTSAIYKMAECYKHYSFSREEFYITENIQFMIGNNRFYHCESETIIGIDGEITNTAELIYELENYGYSFTEKSYGEVVAKAYKYWKSTFISKLEGSFSIVIYDPNKKELILAKDKLGHRSLYWSMHQGYFVFATELKPFINTGIIPIQVSYEGLSSYLNLGFFPQDITPFEQINKILPSHLLTYSSKAGVKIMSYWSLSAAFKVNYNHLTGGKVLEIIENHLNEYKTFSKDEICLACNFESLVLLPYLPNISTPFFSELTLSNVLEKLPNLIWQLEEPLAFPNIVIQWINFRSNFDNSSIKYFLSGAGFKELLQLNGPNFKTSSIKTFLQKRKEQITILFTKRILKFSHLLPRNASLYLLRKQLLSAIELKINESYFIDEFPLNKASLILSKEFNKEIFIYKFHHLDRIKSVFSRSVYLNLKTKIPDLHLLFLEKLARFYNVDTLTPFLDRSIIELLISSNICDEKHAENIYKHFSKSIPDEFKTYTDQQFIGKWRNDKNYKKVCEKLLKGHLVESGLISSSWLKKQLHNIRYSFHQLWAILVLEIWFKIFVTNPLTTSLPNKSVKELLE
- the stp gene encoding Serine/threonine phosphatase stp gives rise to the protein MVIRIKMPYSIISYGLSDIGLVRQKNEDYWAEIQPLHFYILADGMGGHLGGEVAAKEAVKTVVGFIQKVFAKKDFSVEEAQGIIHYAFEYANKVVYEKGCENYSLKGMGTTLCCAFFYKKSVIIASVGDSRIYRLRDNQFEQLTKDHSLLREMLDKGQLDEDQATEFLYKNIITKAIGTEVAIEPFLYSEECQVGDILLLCSDGLTDMLSNEEIQKILQQLKPELAAKKLIALAKKRGGYDNITVIVLQVQESL
- the corC gene encoding Magnesium and cobalt efflux protein CorC, coding for MLSNSLWWLTLNFISIIVLAFYSMIEMACVSFNKVRLQYYVSQNNKRAIWLNSLLHNSAKLFGTTLIGVNIALVIGSECAREFHMSLGIDPDFAPFTQVFLVVVFGELAPMFAARHYAENVAMLGAPIIYFSAKILSPFLWLISLMTETLNKFIKGSSGEPNIYLSREEILKILEEQEEDVVKQNESDEFNAVSTNIFSLNAKDANQIMHPLHLVKKIPSNTSVKEMRSILQRSKADYLLIYHKNPKEIIGIAFPRDLIKAADNKRVRDFARAPWFVTQHTKLMQILKQFKSNQQSIAIILDTKGNAIGIIDLYDIMEEIFGKTVKKATDTITRFPKKVLINKTFPGDMLVKEFNREYEVVLSNNEDLTLSQLVAEILGHHPSVGDSIFIEPFELTVKETFLLDVKTINITTFFG
- the tlyC_3 gene encoding Hemolysin C produces the protein MLIITLTFLLFLVFSSGFFSSSETALFSLSNIKVRLYQKSSDPRKRLIAQLLSRPRDLLVTVFLLNTLVNIFVQNVTSSLFGIEASWLLKVGIPFIVLLMLGEIIPKYLGMELNEEFAYATAPTINFFQKILSPIQNLLIKITAPISRILFFYLQKEKNISKEELQHVLKKSEETGVLPKDETELVLGFLNLQNATVKEIMRPREDILYYNVEEPISKLNYLFVDQECTRIPVCKGDLENLLGIISAKEYFLHIHEIQNQKRDLLSLLEKPYFIPENAMARPLIKRFENVEAEIAIVVDEYRSISGLIAYEDLAEVVVGKITDYRDQTPIYSVAGKNEIIASGKMELTALNEHFETDLKSPNNLVTIGGWIIEYLGEIPKSGTNFEANGFIFQILAAEPNRIRRVYIRKLNNKKRKL
- a CDS encoding RNA pyrophosphohydrolase; the protein is MEKLAVIAIIEKDKQYVWVQRQDVPVWVLPGGGVDSQETPEEATIREVYEETGLVVTIEKLVAHYYPLNNLATKTYVYLCRPQSGSLSTGSETRNIGYFSLHNIPKNAFFIHIDWLKEGLEQKELINKPIYQVTYFALAKFFLKRPWWVIRFFYTRYIKPSS
- a CDS encoding bifunctional 3-demethylubiquinone-9 3-methyltransferase/ 2-octaprenyl-6-hydroxy phenol methylase, which codes for MNNDRLKIVQQASGKNGSYRSEHSFDRKEIARAKFERLWLTDPEQFNPERNSLEKSRIDRTWELIDKYIAVKEKKCVDLGTGYGTIAKRLLSKNANVEVVDIASIPLKQFEGKVKTWQEYVPLTKLPDDNYDLVLALDLIGYIPQKEHRLFISELTRLVKLEGEIICSTSFDINTEDPLQNFAQLAETELMISHWVFSYHRLFIRIHHLLSIPSFYWNISKNRELRLEELKKRKGFSKSWLSFQSTKLVSFIWGGLAVLISPLKKYFEQNKTVLRFLEKICKAIWDDNGITHAIFLAKKRPLVFSEEEVTIERKGKKQVWE